A single region of the Halorussus gelatinilyticus genome encodes:
- a CDS encoding UPF0058 family protein, whose protein sequence is MKKQELIHLHGLLAEVGNYFEAENSTEIDFDEYESLGVRPTSIHKSKTDHKAAVFAMANAITSEMTEAEADDKVAAKAD, encoded by the coding sequence ATGAAGAAGCAGGAACTCATCCACCTTCACGGTCTGCTCGCGGAGGTCGGAAACTACTTCGAGGCGGAGAACAGTACGGAAATTGACTTCGACGAGTACGAGTCTCTCGGCGTACGACCGACGTCCATTCATAAGTCAAAAACAGATCATAAAGCAGCAGTCTTTGCGATGGCAAACGCGATTACATCCGAGATGACCGAAGCCGAGGCGGACGACAAAGTCGCCGCCAAGGCCGACTGA
- a CDS encoding SRPBCC family protein, producing MREYTIGRRTDSTTGRPTGGPNARTTATALVGAALALATGWLLYRRLNRDSERSRSDDESSVPGSIEIRRATTVAGSADDLYEFWRDPERLSRVAGPFAEVTAAGDERHHWTLAAPLGRTVEWETELLADRPGEGIHWQSAEGALVPHEAMVHFRPAPADRGTEVTLELRLEPPGGSVGAKALNLLGVVPETLASKALYRFKSLAETGEIPTLERNSSARGRGDWV from the coding sequence GTGAGAGAGTACACGATCGGGAGACGGACCGACAGCACGACCGGGCGACCGACCGGCGGTCCGAACGCGCGAACTACGGCGACGGCGCTGGTCGGGGCCGCGCTCGCGCTCGCCACGGGGTGGCTGCTGTACCGGCGACTGAACCGGGACAGCGAGCGCTCGCGGTCGGACGACGAGTCGAGCGTGCCGGGGAGCATCGAGATTCGACGCGCCACCACCGTCGCCGGGTCCGCGGACGATTTGTACGAGTTCTGGCGCGACCCGGAGCGACTGTCGCGGGTCGCGGGACCGTTCGCGGAGGTCACCGCCGCGGGCGACGAGCGTCACCATTGGACGCTGGCCGCACCGCTCGGTCGGACCGTCGAGTGGGAGACCGAACTACTGGCGGACCGCCCCGGGGAGGGAATCCACTGGCAGTCCGCGGAGGGCGCGCTGGTTCCGCACGAGGCGATGGTGCACTTCCGTCCGGCACCGGCCGACCGGGGGACCGAGGTGACGCTCGAACTACGCCTCGAACCGCCGGGCGGGTCGGTCGGCGCGAAGGCGTTGAACCTGCTGGGCGTCGTTCCCGAGACGCTGGCGAGTAAGGCGCTCTACCGGTTCAAGAGCCTCGCGGAGACCGGCGAGATTCCCACGCTCGAACGCAACTCGTCTGCCCGCGGGCGAGGTGATTGGGTATGA
- a CDS encoding acylphosphatase, which produces MSNDSGSSDAERTRAHVYVSGTVQGVYYRANTRDTAREKGIDGWVRNLSDGRVEAVFEGPEETVAAMVEWCHTGSPAADVDDVDVEYEDPEGEDGFRVRR; this is translated from the coding sequence ATGTCGAACGACTCCGGAAGTAGCGACGCGGAGCGAACCCGCGCACACGTCTACGTCTCCGGGACGGTACAGGGCGTCTACTACCGAGCGAACACGCGGGACACCGCCCGCGAGAAGGGCATCGACGGCTGGGTCCGGAACCTCTCGGACGGCCGGGTTGAGGCCGTCTTCGAGGGTCCCGAGGAGACCGTCGCGGCGATGGTCGAGTGGTGTCACACCGGCAGTCCCGCCGCCGACGTGGACGACGTGGACGTCGAGTACGAGGACCCCGAGGGCGAGGACGGCTTCCGCGTCCGTCGGTAG
- a CDS encoding DUF7836 family putative zinc-binding protein produces MNETYVRLLCPECGKDWEESPDDLPVPTDTFHCPNCHASRPTSEFTRTERDLETLKQFK; encoded by the coding sequence ATGAACGAAACGTACGTGCGGTTGCTCTGTCCGGAATGTGGCAAGGACTGGGAAGAATCGCCGGACGACCTGCCGGTCCCCACCGACACGTTTCACTGTCCGAACTGCCACGCGTCGCGTCCGACCTCGGAGTTCACGCGGACGGAGCGGGACTTGGAGACGTTGAAACAGTTCAAGTAG
- a CDS encoding DUF357 domain-containing protein, translating into MPADLEEKTDRYEGLLADALDAADVAPPEDTPMGEAAAECLEMASSYLEDGRHFRKNDDLVNALASFSYGHAWLDAGARVGLFDVPREGHLFTV; encoded by the coding sequence ATGCCCGCCGACCTCGAAGAGAAGACCGACCGCTACGAGGGCCTGCTCGCCGACGCCCTCGACGCCGCCGACGTCGCGCCGCCCGAGGACACCCCGATGGGCGAGGCCGCGGCCGAGTGTCTGGAGATGGCGAGTTCGTACCTCGAAGACGGCCGTCACTTCCGGAAGAACGACGACCTCGTGAACGCGCTCGCCTCGTTCTCGTACGGTCACGCGTGGCTGGACGCTGGCGCTCGCGTGGGTCTGTTCGACGTGCCGCGCGAGGGCCACCTCTTTACCGTCTGA
- a CDS encoding DNA-3-methyladenine glycosylase family protein, with translation MESGSIPVGDCSGGVDVQATLESGQTFCWRREDDRMYETVGPSGGSAWYSTVVGGHTGDDPEVVRVRQRDGMVEWEATTDADPILVERLRLDDDLPAIFEAIPDDELLSAATDAYRGLRVVNDPFFPCLISFICSAQMRVERIHGMQTALAREFGEEVVFDGETYHGFPTPDRLARATEDELRELGLGYRAPYVQRSAELVASGEATADDVRGLDYRDAREAMQAFVGVGDKVADCVLMFSLGYLEAVPLDTWIQTAIAEYYPHCERGSYADTSDAIREEFGGEYAGYAQTYVFHYLRNRE, from the coding sequence ATGGAGTCGGGTTCGATACCTGTCGGGGACTGCTCCGGGGGCGTAGACGTACAGGCGACGCTCGAGAGCGGCCAGACGTTCTGCTGGCGACGCGAGGACGACCGGATGTACGAGACCGTCGGTCCGAGCGGCGGGTCGGCGTGGTACTCGACCGTCGTCGGCGGTCACACGGGCGACGACCCCGAAGTCGTCCGTGTCCGCCAACGCGACGGGATGGTCGAGTGGGAAGCGACGACCGACGCCGACCCGATACTCGTCGAGCGACTCCGACTCGACGACGACCTCCCGGCCATCTTCGAGGCGATTCCCGACGACGAACTGCTCTCGGCGGCGACCGACGCCTACCGAGGGCTTCGCGTCGTGAACGACCCGTTCTTCCCCTGCCTGATATCCTTCATCTGCTCGGCCCAGATGCGCGTCGAGCGCATCCACGGGATGCAGACCGCCCTCGCCCGCGAGTTCGGCGAGGAGGTCGTCTTCGACGGCGAGACCTACCACGGCTTCCCGACGCCAGACCGACTCGCGCGAGCGACCGAGGACGAACTCCGCGAGTTAGGCTTGGGCTACCGCGCACCCTACGTCCAACGCTCGGCCGAGTTGGTCGCCTCGGGCGAGGCCACGGCCGACGACGTGCGGGGTCTCGACTACCGCGACGCCCGCGAGGCGATGCAGGCGTTCGTCGGCGTCGGCGACAAGGTGGCCGATTGCGTGTTGATGTTCTCGCTGGGGTATCTGGAGGCGGTGCCGCTCGACACGTGGATTCAGACCGCCATCGCCGAGTACTACCCACACTGCGAGCGGGGGTCGTACGCCGACACCTCCGACGCCATCCGCGAGGAGTTCGGCGGCGAGTACGCCGGTTACGCCCAGACCTACGTGTTCCACTACCTGCGGAATCGGGAGTGA
- a CDS encoding zinc-dependent alcohol dehydrogenase, producing the protein MRALCWEGVEDLRVEDVPDPELVNPRDVVLEVGLTTTCGSDLHFIDGYLPTMREGDVIGHEFMGEVREVGRKVESVEVGDRVVVPSFVGCGNCGYCMDDLWSLCDNTNPNPELQEPILGYPTAGIYGYTHAFGGYAGSHAEYVRVPHADANCFSVPDELSDEQALFASDAWPTGYMGADFCDIEEGDTVAVWGCGGVGLMAQQSAALMGAEQVVGIDRFPERLRMARNEAGSETIDYTEVESVVDELKAMTGGRGPDACIDAVGMEAHGTGAMHAYDEAKQRLRLQTDRGEALRQAMVACRKGGTLSILGVYGVMDKFPLGIAMNKGLTIRTAQQHGQRYVPELLDHVAEGRMDPSYLATHEFSLEESPRGYEMFKEKEDGCVRAVFRP; encoded by the coding sequence ATGAGGGCGCTCTGCTGGGAGGGCGTCGAGGACCTGCGCGTCGAGGACGTGCCCGACCCCGAACTCGTCAATCCGCGCGACGTAGTGCTGGAGGTCGGCCTGACGACGACCTGCGGGTCGGACCTCCACTTCATCGACGGCTACCTCCCGACGATGCGCGAGGGCGACGTCATCGGCCACGAGTTCATGGGCGAGGTGAGGGAGGTCGGCCGGAAGGTCGAGTCGGTCGAGGTCGGCGACCGCGTGGTCGTCCCGTCGTTCGTCGGCTGTGGCAACTGCGGCTACTGCATGGACGACCTCTGGTCGCTGTGCGACAACACGAACCCGAACCCGGAACTACAGGAGCCGATTCTCGGCTACCCGACCGCGGGCATCTACGGCTACACCCACGCGTTCGGCGGCTACGCCGGGTCCCACGCCGAGTACGTCCGGGTGCCCCACGCCGACGCCAACTGCTTCTCCGTGCCCGACGAACTCAGCGACGAGCAGGCGCTGTTCGCTTCCGACGCGTGGCCGACCGGCTACATGGGCGCGGACTTCTGCGACATCGAGGAGGGCGACACCGTGGCGGTCTGGGGCTGTGGCGGCGTCGGACTCATGGCCCAGCAGAGCGCCGCCCTGATGGGTGCCGAGCAGGTCGTCGGCATCGACCGCTTCCCCGAGCGACTTCGGATGGCCCGAAACGAGGCCGGGTCCGAGACCATCGACTACACCGAAGTCGAGAGCGTCGTGGACGAACTCAAGGCGATGACCGGCGGACGCGGCCCCGACGCCTGCATCGACGCGGTGGGGATGGAGGCCCACGGCACCGGCGCGATGCACGCCTACGACGAGGCGAAGCAGCGACTGCGACTCCAGACCGACCGCGGCGAGGCGCTCCGGCAGGCGATGGTCGCCTGTCGGAAGGGCGGCACGCTCTCGATTCTGGGCGTCTACGGCGTGATGGACAAGTTCCCGCTCGGTATCGCCATGAACAAGGGACTGACCATCCGGACCGCCCAACAGCACGGCCAGCGGTACGTCCCCGAACTGCTCGACCACGTCGCCGAGGGCCGGATGGACCCCTCGTATCTGGCGACCCACGAGTTCTCGCTCGAAGAGTCGCCCCGCGGCTACGAGATGTTCAAGGAGAAGGAAGACGGCTGTGTCAGAGCCGTCTTCCGGCCCTGA
- a CDS encoding translation initiation factor IF-2 subunit beta: protein MEGYDHHLERAMEETPDIERSGDRFDVPDPDVRQEGNVTVYENFQDTLDVLGREEDHVLKFLQDELGTSAHIDESGRARLTGEFSQRRIEDAIEEYTDEFVRCSECGLPDTKLEQEQGALLLRCEACGARSATSS from the coding sequence ATGGAGGGTTACGACCACCACCTCGAACGGGCGATGGAGGAGACTCCCGACATCGAGAGGAGCGGCGACCGCTTCGACGTGCCCGACCCGGACGTGCGCCAGGAGGGGAACGTCACCGTCTACGAGAACTTCCAGGACACGCTCGACGTGCTCGGCCGGGAGGAGGACCACGTGTTGAAGTTCCTCCAAGACGAGTTGGGGACCAGCGCGCACATCGACGAGAGCGGGCGTGCCCGGCTGACCGGCGAGTTCAGCCAGCGACGCATCGAGGACGCTATCGAAGAGTACACCGACGAGTTCGTCCGCTGTTCGGAGTGTGGGCTCCCGGACACGAAACTCGAACAAGAACAGGGTGCGTTGCTGTTGCGGTGCGAAGCGTGCGGCGCACGCTCCGCGACCAGCAGTTGA
- a CDS encoding DUF555 domain-containing protein, with the protein MNCRVVVEAAVPVYDVETPDEAVRIAISKTGELLNPDLNYVEINMGERSCPHCGEELEPAFIAADESLVALELEMTVFNVEREEHASRIARKEIGQRLENIPLTVLEVEVIEEDDEDDSQAETETEDTDDVEVETSDRDEDDEVLPEFEDLIE; encoded by the coding sequence ATGAACTGCAGAGTTGTCGTGGAAGCCGCAGTCCCGGTCTACGACGTGGAGACGCCGGACGAAGCAGTTCGGATCGCCATCTCCAAGACCGGAGAGTTGCTCAATCCCGACCTCAACTACGTCGAGATCAACATGGGCGAGCGTTCCTGTCCACACTGCGGGGAGGAACTCGAACCGGCGTTCATCGCGGCCGACGAGAGCCTCGTGGCGCTGGAACTGGAGATGACTGTGTTCAACGTCGAACGCGAGGAACACGCCTCGCGCATCGCCCGGAAGGAGATCGGCCAGCGCCTCGAAAACATCCCGCTGACCGTCCTCGAAGTCGAAGTCATCGAGGAAGACGACGAGGACGACTCCCAGGCCGAGACCGAGACCGAGGACACCGACGACGTGGAGGTCGAGACGAGCGACCGCGACGAAGACGACGAGGTCCTGCCCGAGTTCGAAGACCTCATCGAGTAA